The Primulina tabacum isolate GXHZ01 chromosome 16, ASM2559414v2, whole genome shotgun sequence genome window below encodes:
- the LOC142529031 gene encoding heparanase-like protein 3: MLSVDASEMGYSFLQKGWCIVVCLLCFSLICDVNADVTVEGRVFVDGRSPIAKTDKDFICATLDWWPPEKCDYGTCSWGHVSLLNLDLKNVVLLNAVRAFSPLKIRLGGTLQDKVIYQTEDNPKPCNSFTKNPSVLFGFTEGCLPSARWDELNSFFNQSGALIIFGLNALNGKSIQRDNTATGPWDPTNAASLIRYTVKKGYDIFGWELGNELSGSGVGVGISVDQYAADTVVLYNLIQDIYKETSLKPLTIGPGGFFDAGWFQQYIAKTNGSLNAITHHIYNLGPGSDKHLMDRILNPSILDSGGDDFPRLQSIVNSSGTSAVAWVGESGGAYNSGRDKVTNAFVFSFWYLNQLGMASAHDTKTYCRQSLIGGNYGLLNTTTFNPNPDYYSALLWHRLMGRYVLSTNFTGTNMIRAYAHCSKQSRGVTLLLINLDGNTTVQAELNFSGTSMQVHRRHRHHKHRSKVTLLPHDKQASVAKREEYHLTPMDGNIQSQTVLLNGKALTVDSSGAIPAMEPAFFNSSEPMTLAPYSIVFVHLPSVAIQACG; this comes from the exons ATGCTTTCTGTTGATGCCTCAGAAATGGGCTACTCTTTTCTGCAAAAGGGTTGGTGTATTGTTGTGTGTTTGTTGTGTTTTAGCTTAATTTGTGATGTGAATGCTGATGTGACTGTGGAGGGAAGAGTTTTTGTGGATGGGAGAAGCCCCATTGCTAAGACGGATAAGGATTTTATATGCGCTACGTTGGACTGGTGGCCAcctgagaaatgtgattatgGGACTTGCAGTTGGGGTCACGTTTCTTTGTTGAATTTG GATCTCAAGAATGTCGTTCTCTTAAATGCAGTACGAG CTTTTTCACCATTAAAGATCAGATTGGGTGGTACATTGCAAGACAAAGTCATATATCAAACGGAAGATAATCCGAAGCCCTGCAATTCATTCACCAAGAACCCATCTGTTTTGTTCGGTTTCACCGAAGGGTGCCTTCCATCGGCTAGATGGGATGAGCTAAATTCCTTCTTTAATCAATCTGG GGCTCTTATAATCTTTGGATTAAATGCACTTAATGGGAAATCAATACAGCGAGATAATACTGCAACTGGTCCTTGGGATCCTACTAATGCTGCCTCTCTCATTCGTTACACTGTCAAGAAAGGTTATGATATTTTCGGTTGGGAACTTG GGAACGAGCTGAGTGGGAGCGGTGTTGGGGTTGGAATTTCTGTGGATCAATATGCTGCTGATACAGTCGTTCTATACAATTTAATTCAAGATATTTACAAGGAGACTAGTCTCAAGCCACTAACCATTGGTCCTGGAGGATTCTTTGATGCCGGATGGTTCCAACAATATATAGCTAAAACAAATGGATCGCTAAATGCAATCACTCATCATATATACAATCTAGGCCCAG GCAGCGACAAGCACCTTATGGATAGGATTCTCAATCCATCTATTCTTGATTCTGGAGGAGATGATTTTCCAAGACTCCAGAGCATAGTGAACAGCTCTGGGACCTCAGCCGTTGCTTGGGTAGGCGAGTCTGGAGGCGCGTATAATAGTGGACGTGATAAAGTAACGAATGCATTTGTGTTCAGTTTCTG GTACCTGAATCAATTGGGAATGGCATCTGCTCACGATACAAAGACATATTGTAGGCAGTCGTTGATTGGTGGCAACTATGGTTTACTTAACACCACCACCTTTAATCCAAATCCAGATTATTACAG CGCACTTCTTTGGCACCGCCTTATGGGGAGATACGTTTTGTCAACAAACTTCACGGGGACCAACATGATCCGTGCTTATGCCCATTGTTCAAAACAATCG CGAGGTGTTACTTTACTACTGATAAATCTAGACGGAAACACAACTGTCCAGGCAGAACTCAACTTCAGTGGAACGTCAATGCAAGTGCACAGAAGGCACAGGCATCACAAACACAGATCCAAGGTGACATTGTTGCCTCATGATAAACAAGCATCCGTAGCAAAAAGAGAAGAATACCATCTAACCCCAATGGACGGAAATATACAAAGCCAGACCGTTTTGCTGAATGGGAAGGCGTTAACCGTTGATTCATCGGGTGCTATACCTGCCATGGAACCTGCATTCTTCAATTCATCAGAGCCAATGACTCTTGCTCCTTACTCCATTGTGTTTGTTCACTTGCCTAGTGTTGCCATCCAAGCATGTGGGTAG